In Psychrilyobacter piezotolerans, the sequence CAACTATTTTAACATGTATGGTTTCAAAAAGCAACTATCATGCATATAGCAACCTTATCTAAGTTATTTATTTCATTTAAAAAAATTCTTTATGAACTTTTTTGACATAGGTTCTAAACTCTTGACGCTGATTAGAATCTGACTCTATCTTTTGACTTTTAATTTTGAAGTTTATAGTCGTCTAGCTTCCTCAGTAAACACCTTGCAAGTTTCGTCGCACCTGTCATGCCCGTCAGGCACCCCAATAAGAAACGGGAATCCTCTGACTTACTCATAAAGATAATTATAAACTTGCGGCTCTTTTTGGATACTTATTTCTAGCTGTAGAGAAAAAGTATTCCGTATTAAAGATGGAATCTTTAGAATTTTTCTTTGTCACGAATTATTACGAAATTTATTGATGGCAAAGCTTTTATTTTCCAGGTAAGCACAAGACCTTACCCTTACTAGTCGTTCCTCTTTCCATAAAAAAATACCCCTAAATCAATGTAAGTTAATTCTACATCGATTTAGAGGCATAAACGGAGATATCCACAACTACTCCTCCATCAGATACCTGTACATCTCATCTTCTACACTCCTGTTTAACCTGCACTCTATTCCTACCACCGAGACATCTTTTCCCTTTTTATCCTTTATTATGGTTTCCTTTATCCCGTCTTTTTTCGGGGTCAGATCTCCCATATAGAAAAATTCTATCCCCTCATCCTCACTTTTTTTTACAAATAAAGGCATCCTTATCCTCCGGTTTCTGATCACAGTCATATCCGGACTGGTTAATTTTCTCCTGGCCTTGGACATCCATTTAAATTCCGACCTGCTTAAAAAACCGTGATCATAGATCTGTTCATCCCCGTGATAGGTAATAAATACAGGGCAGTTCCCCAGTTTTTCATTCACCTTATATCCTGCAATCCCCTGGGCAACTTCATTTTTTTCCCAGTTCAGTACCCTTATGACATCTTTTCTGGAGTATTTTTCATAGAGGATAAATCCCTCATAGAAATTTTCTTTTTTATAGACCTTATCATATTGAATTATAGAATAATTTAAAAGATCCAATAAAAAAGTCTTAAAAGTTTCGTCTTTCAATGACTTTAGAAAATCATCTTCCAAGGTAAATTTACTATCTTCTAAATTTACTATATTAAATCCATATTTTTCCCTTACACTGACCAGCTTCTTCTCCTGCTTCTCTGTTATAAATTCAAAATTAAGATTTTTATAGAGGGAAATCACAGTTTCATGGGATATCTCATACCCATATTTTTTTAAAATATCATTCCTCAATGCTTCTACCCCATAGTTATTTCTCTCTATCAGCTGGGAGATCACCACCACTTCCTCAATCCTTTTCACATTGGCAATATCTGTGGAAAAAAACTCCAATAGTTTTTTCTCCCTTTCCTCCAGGGGAGGGATCAGGTCTTTTTCCTGGGAAGCTATAAAATTATAGTAGGATTTAGAATAATCTACATAGGTTTTGGGATCCCTGGAATTCATCTCTGCAAAGTCGGTCATCATGGGTATTTTTCCCAGCTTATATTTTAAAAGTTCATAATCTTTTACCAGATCTTTTTTGGTCTTTAAGTTAGCCAGGTCAAGAGCTTTAAAGATCCTTTCTTTGGATATCCTGTCAAAATTAATACTGGAGCTTCCGGGGATCATCCTGCTTTCATTGACCAGCATCTTTTTTATCTTACTCTTGTCAAAACTGTTATCCCCGTAGAGGGCTATGGGAATCAGATAGTTATTGTTGTAATTTCCTATAAAATCAATAACTGTAAGATAGCTTTTTCCCCTGCTTTTTCGAAGACCCCTTCCCAGCTGCTGGATAAATATTATGGCTGACTGGGTTGGACGAATCATAATTATCTGGTTTACTTTTGGTATATCTATCCCTTCATTGAAGATATCCACTGTGAAGATATAATCCAGTCTGTCAAAATCCTCCGATTCCAGCCTTCTGACAGCCTCTTCCCTCTCATTTTCCGTGCTTTCCCCCGTAAGAGCTGCTGTCCTATACCCTTTTTCATTGAATAATCTGGACAACTCCTGGCTTTCCTTCTTCCTGCTGCAGAATATCAGTCCCCGAACAGTCCCGTCATCTGTTCCGTAAAATTTTGATTTTTCAATTATCCTGTCCACCCTCTCTTTCGAGGTCAGTCTGGAAAAGTTTTCATCTTCAGATATGGAGTTATTTTCCATCTTTATATCGGTAACCCCGTAATAATGAAAGGGCACCAGCATCTCCTCCTCCAAGGCTCCATCCAATCTGATTTCATAGGCAATATTGTGATCGAACTGGTCAAATATATCAAAACCGTCTGTTCTTTCGGGAGTTGCTGTCATTCCCAGTAGAAATTCGGGAGTAAAATAATTTAATATCTTCTGGTATGTAGGAGCACTGGCCCTGTGGGTTTCATCGATTACAATATAGTCAAAATGATCCTTTGAAAATAATTCTAAATTTGATTCTTTGGAGATGGTCTGCACCGTGGAAAATATAAAATCCGACTCTGTATCTTTTTCCTCCCCTGAAAACAGTCCCAACCTTTTTTCTCTGCCAAAGATGGTCTTATAGCTTTCCATGGCTTTTTTTGCTATATTTCTCCTGTGGACTATAAAGAGAAATTTCCTGGGATTAAATTCCTTTACGTCAAAGGCCGACAGGTAGGTTTTACCTGTTCCTGTTGCTGATATGAGGAGCCCCCTGTCATTTCCGGCTCTTCTCAATCTTTCTATATTTTTCAGGGCTTCTTCCTGCATCTTATTGGGTTCAACCCTCTTTAAAATACTCTCTATCTCCTCCCTGTTTTTATACCTCACTTCCCTCTGGTGATCATAGATTTTTTCGTAGATCTTTATATATTCAGGGGTTACAGGATATCCCTTTTCAAATTCTGAATCAGCTTCTTCCAAAACCTCCGATATCAGATTTGAGTTATCCGATGCGGTTACCATGAGGTTCCACTCCTTGTTGGTGCAGAGTGCACTGGCAGTGAGGTTGCTGCTTCCCACCATGAGGGTGTACCGGTTTTTATGTTTAAAAAAATATCCCTTGGCATGAAAATTACCCACAGTTGCTATACGGAGTTCGATGTTCTCAAACTGCAGGAGGGTTTTCAGGGCTTCCGGCTGGGTAAAATCCTGATATTGGGACACCAAAACTTTTCCCCTTATTCCCCGGTTCCTCAGCTCCTCCAGAGTATTTATCAGCACAGCCACTCCGCTTTTAGTCAAAAATGCAACTGAAAAATAAAACTCGTCACAGGTTCGCAGTTCATTTAAGAGGGTCGACAGGACTTTTTTATTTTTTAATCTGTTATTTGTGATTAACTGGGGCAGATATAGTCTGTTTGAACTGTAATTTTTATCTATAAACCCTGTTTCCACAGACCTTCTTAATTCTTCATGGACAGATCCCATCTACATCCTCCCTTTTTTATATTTATTTACCTTTATAACAACATATTAACATAAAAAGGCAGTGGGATAAAATTTATATGGATAAACTACCGGTTAAAAAATAAAAGGTATAAAATTTCTTATCCTGTGAATAATCTTCCTAGTTCTTAATTTTTAAACCGGACATCTCTTTTTTAAATAATTTTCTTCTGTTGAGTCTGTATTCTTTTACTTTGGCAAATTCCTCTATCTCATGAACCTTTTCCTCCACAAAATCTATAATATTTTTTTGAATCTTATTTCCAGTCATTTTATTGATATTTACTATCCCACCGGGACTTTGAACATTGACCTCTATAAGTTTTCCTGCAATAATATCAAGGCCTACCAGATAAAGACCGTCCTGAACAAGTTTCTTTCCTATCCTCCTGCACATCTTCAGATCATGGTCTGTAAGTTTATACTTTTCGGCACTACCTCCGGCATGTATATTCGACCTGTTATCCGTTTTTGAAGGTACTCTCCTATAGGCTCCTATTGGTTCACCGTTTAACATAATTACTCTGACATCACCATTTTCAGCCTCAGGGATATACTCCTGCACTATTACATAGTGTTTACCGGTCTTTCCATTTATATAAAAATCCAGAAGGGAACTTAAATTTTTGCTGGCACTTTTTTCAATGATAATTACTCCGCTTCCCCCATAACCATCAAGAGGTTTTAATATCATTCTTTCCTCAGCTGATTTTTCCATTATTCCCTTTAAGTATTCGGTATTTTTGGATACATAGGTTTTTGGAAGAAATTCATCTTCCGGGTCATGAAAAGTAGTAGTATAAAGTTTGTTGTTAGCTTTCCTGATCCCGTCGATATCATTTACTATAAATACCTCATCCTTAACCGAATCCAGAAAATTAAGCATAATAGAATCTACCGGTGGAGCAGCTCTTAAAAACATTGCATCAAATGCATTTATAGGCATCATCTTCTCATCAAATTCCATCTTTTTATGAAAACTTGTAAAGTTATTCAGTGCATAACTTTCTTTTTTTAATACCTTAACAAAGCCATAGGTGATATTATCTCTTATAGTAAGGTTGCAGGGATATAAGATCCCCACATTATGACCCCTTGCACAGCATTCGTGAATCATTCTTAAAGTGGAATTTTTAGACGGGTTCAATTTTCCCCAATCACCTATAACAAAACCTATATTCATTTTTTCCTCCATAATAAAATCTTTTTTACGTAAAAATTATTTATATATAAATGATTTTTAGTAAGATATTCTATGCTTTTGCAATTAAAAAGTCAACTTAATTTTGAGTGAAATCACGTCTAATTTTTGTGTGAAAAAATAAAAAAAATACAATTGATTAATCCATTAAAATATAGTACTATAATGTCTGTCAAAAGAAGAAAATCTCCTAAATCAACTTGATATTTCTATAATAATTAAAGGAGGAAAAATTTCTTAATAAATTTACAACAAGGAGAACAAATTATGGATTTAGATGAATTAAAAGAGATTATGACACCGGAGGATTTTTACAGGTTTTTAGAACTGTTTGAACGTGAAGAAGATATGTATACTCCTGAATGGTTTGAGGCCGAAGAAATGAAAGAAGAAATACTTGAAAAATATGATATAGATTACCCTGAAGATTCAGACGAGGTAGAATCTGATAATGATTACTATTAAAAAAAATACAAATAAAGAGATTAATATTTTAGAGAATTCTCTAGGAGGATAGCTAAATAAAAAGAGGGTGGCTCAAGTAGAAAATTTACTTATGAGTCGCCCTCTTTTTATTTAGGTACCTGGATATCTTATTTTATTTTTACTGCAACTTTATTTCCTAAAATTCCTCCACCTGCTGAAGGAGCAAAGAAAACACACACCGATAACGATTAAAATATCTTGACTTATATTGTAAAAAAAAGTAATATGATTATATAATCATATAGCTGAGGAGGAAAACATGGAGATAATAGAGATATTAAAGTTGATTTCAGATAAAAATAGAATGAGAATATTAAATATATTACACAACAAAAATAAAACCTGTGTCTGTATATTGGAAGAAATATTGGAACTCAACCAATCGAATCTTTCCAGACACCTCAATAAACTAAAAAAAGCGGGAATAATTGTAGGAGAAAAAAGAGTTCAGTGGGTTTATTATGAGATTTCTGAAAAGTTTCTGAAAGAAAATTACTTTGTAAAAGAAATATTGGAGAGTAGATTAAATGGAGGGATATTTTTAGAAGATTTAAACAGGATTAAATACTCAGAATGTTAGTATATTTTTTTTAATCAGGTATATGATTTGATAATCATATACGGTTATCAATATAATTTTAAGTTTTACAGGGAGGAAAAAGGATGAAAAAAGAAACAGGAATTAATTTTTTTGAAAAATACCTTACAGTTTGGGTGATCTTGTGTATGATCGGAGGGACATTGATTGGAAAATATATCCCTCAAATTCCAACAGCCTTAGGTAAGTTAGAGTATGCAAATATTTCCATGCCGATAGCAGTATTGATATGGCTGATCATCTATCCAATGATGCTTAAGATTGATTTTAAAAGTATCGTAGGTGCAACGAAAAATGTAAAAGGATTAACCATAACTACCAGTATGAACTGGTTGATTAAACCCTTTACAATGTATGCTATAGCAGTACTATTTTTAAAGGGAGTTTTTGGCGGACTTATCCCTACAGAGCTTGCAGATGAATATATCACCGGGGCAGTTTTATTAGGGGCAGCACCTTGTACAGCAATGGTCTTTGTATGGAGTAAACTTACTAAGGGTGATACTGCATATACCCTGGTGCAGGTAGCAGTAAACGACCTTATACTATTGGTGGCGTTTGTTCCCATTGTAGGGTTTTTATTAGGAGTTTCCAATGTTACCGTACCATATGCAACTTTATTTTTATCAGTGGTTTTATTTGTGGTAACCCCTCTAGTTGCAGCATGGGTTACAAGAAAATCTGTAGTAGCTCACAAAGGGCTGGATTACTTGGAAAACACATTTATTAAAAAGTTTGATAAAAGTACTATGACAGGATTATTGTTAACTCTTATCATTATATTTTCTTTCCAGGGAGATAAGCTGTTGACCAATCCAATGGATATAGCTCTTATTGCGGTGCCTCTTACTATCCAGACGTTCCTGATATTTATTATAGCCTACCTATGGGCTAAAAAATGGGGAATGCCCCATGAGATTGCTTCTCCAGGAGCTATGATTGGAGCCAGTAATTTCTTTGAGCTGGCAGTGGCAGTGGCAATAGCATTATTCGGTATTAACTCTGGAGTCACTTTAGCAACTGTAGTAGGGCTTCTGGTAGAAGTACCTGTAATGTTAATACTGGTAAAAATTTCAAATTCAACAAGAAAATATTTTAAAGCAAAAGAAGCAACTGTATAAGAGAGTATCTTAGAATCAATGAATCAATGAAAAAATATTAAAATAAAAAAGGAGAGTAAACAAATGAAAATAGCATTCGTATGTAGCGGAAATTCTTTTAAATCTCTTATTGGAGAAAGGTTTGGAAATGAATTTAATGATGGAACTTTTGAAATTTATTCAGCAGGAACTAATCCGGCTGAAAAGGTAAATGAAGCTGGGGAAAAGATAATGAAATCCAAAGGATACTCCATGGAGGGATATCATCCAAGCAGTATGGATAAGTTGCCTGAAAAAGTAGATGTTTTGGTAAAGATGGGGTGCGATATTGACTGTCCAATCCATCTGGCAGATAAAGTGGTTAATTTTGGACTGGAAAATGTAAAGGACAAGAAAAAATGTGTAGAGATGATAGAGTTAAAGGTAAAAAAATTATTAGAAGATCTGAGTCAATAATTATTAGGTCATAAGATCAACACTTTAGAGGATTCTTTAGAAGAATCCAACAACAAAAGAGCTTCTAATCGAAGCTCTTTTTGTTGTTGTTAGATTTTCCAGTTCCTGCTTTCTCAAATTTTCCCCGTTAACTATATCGACCAGAACCTTTCCAAGCTGCATAATCTTGTCTGAAGTCCGCTCAAACTTCTTACTTAAAAACAAACAATAACAGGCTTACAATCGATTCCCTTAACTTAATTGAATATAATGAACTATTGAAAAAACTTCAATTTTGAAAAATTAAGTAGTATACTAGTGATAACATCTGCAACATTAAAGATAAAATAAGGGAGGATTTAGTTGAAAAAAAATCTAGAAAATTCTATGAAAAAATGGTTCTTTTCTCTTATATGCATAATGGCCGTTACCTATATAAGTTCTTATATTTTGGTTGTTATTCCGGCTCTTAAAAGAGCTACCAGAGAGAAACATAAACAGGATATAAATAAATTATTTTCAGTTACTTCACAGCAATTTGACCACCTTTCTTCTATCCTAAAGGACAATGCCGAGTGGGATACACTCTACCAAAGCATGGATGGATCTATGGGCAGGGAAGAAAAACAAAAATTTTGGGAGGGACTTTTTACAGAAGACTCCCTGAAACTCTTTGGACTGGATTACATTGCTATCTATGACAATAAGCAAAACGAGGTTGTTAATTATTCTTTTCCCGAAACAAATATAAAAAATGTCATCTCATTAAAAGGTAAAAAATATTTTTTCAGCAGCCAGCCAAATGGTGAAAACCGGGTCAAAACAGTATCGGGGTATATGGATATAGCCGGGAAAGCCTATATATTTTTTTCCCATGTTATTTTGGACAGCAATGGAAATGGAAAAGCAGCCGGACACCTTCTGTTTATTCAAGAAATAGATGATGACTATATATTTGATTTAAAGATAAAAAATAATTTATCATTGCAACTTTATATTCCCAATGAAAATGATAAAAAACTTATACAAAATATTCTTGATTCAAAAAAAGAGCTGGATTTTTATTCCGATAAAATAGAAGGCGGGAAGAGAGTTTATTACCTTCCCTATATGAAAAGTGTTCATAAAATAGCTTACATCATAAAGGTGACGGTAGATGACCGGATTTCCAAGGGTGCTTTATTGAATTTTTGGATAGGAATGATCCCTATTATCCTTTCATTCCTATTTATTTTCTTTGTAAAAAATAGAGTGAATAAAAAATTGATTACTCCCCTTGTATCCCTTTATAGTCATATTACTTCTATAAGGGAAAATCAAAAATATAAGCTGCTTGAATATCCTGAGGTAGGCAATGAGATGGATGAAGTTATAAGAGCATTTAATAATCTTATGGTTCAAACAGAAGAACAAAAAAACGATATAGAAGATAAAAAAATTGCTCTGGAAAAATTAGCATATACAGATTATTTAACAGGGCTGTCTACCAGAAGGTTTCTGGATGAAGGATATGATCTGCTGTTTAAGAGTGCTAAGAGGTCTGGAAGCATATTAACTCTCATCATGATGGATATAGATTATTTTAAGAAATATAATGACAGGTACGGGCACCCTGAGGGAGACCGGGTTTTAAAAATAATAGGGAAGCTTCTAAAAAAAGTTTTTAAAAGGGAAGGAGACATCGCCGGCAGGTACGGTGGGGAGGAGTTTTTAATAATTTTATACCAGACCCCTTTGGAAGAAACTATATGTCTGATAAATGAATTCCAGAAAAAATTAGAAATGTGCAATCTGGAACATAAGGATTCTAATTTTGGGCAGGTAACGGTCAGTATGGGGATAAAGAGCTCTACAATTCCCAAAGATCAAAATTCTTATTTATTTTTGAAGGAAGCCGATAAGGCTCTCTACAAAGCCAAGGAAAGCGGCAGGAATAGATATATACTTCAATCTTAATAAAATAAAAACCTCCTGACTGCTATTACAGCTGGGAGGTCTTTTATTTTTTTTATATCTTTTTGTTATTGTACCATTTTTAATATCTAAGGTGAATTTTTCACTTGGAAGATCTGTAGAAAATTTTAACATGGTAGAAGAAATTCCATTAAACCTTTTTTTGAAAATGTTTGAAATACTATTTCCCCCACAAACTTTATTATCTTCATAAATGAGTTTGATGTCAGTATCTGAAAAAGCTTTAGATAGAAGTTTATATTGTCCAATTCTCTTGAGAGGGATATCTTTTAAGCAAGGGAATCTGCATTTCTTGGTTTATAAAAATCAGTTATAAGATTGAATCCACTCCAGTTTTCATAATCTTCCAAAGATTCACCTTTATTTAATAGATTTTTAGCTTTATCTTCTGCATTCGCCCATTCAGGGGTATTTTTAAAATCAGTGCTATTCCATTGGTCAAAACTTATTTCTGTTTCTAATTGTGAGAGGATGAGCATCTCTTTTCCATTGAGTTTAAAAATCATTTCTTTGATATCTTCTGGCCATTCCTTTGGTATGAAACAAAGCCTAACTAATTTTTTAATGTCCACTCATTATTTTAATTTTTCAAAACAAGATTTAACCCTTTTCTTGCTGTAGGCATCATAAAATGAATGATATTCCCCATAAAAAAGGTATTAATGATAGTTCCAATTCCAAAGTTTGAAAAATCTTTTAAATATAATCCTAAGATAAATGAAATAAGTAAGGCAGAGGTGTCGGCAGCTGTTTTGACAAACTTATACTCTAAGTTAAAAGTATTAGTTATTGAAAATACAAAAGTTTCAGTATGATTTTTAGGGAAATTTGTTACAAAGATCATGGCACACCCTAATCCAATTGCTATAATTCCTAATATTAAAATCAAGAAACTTATCATGAAATTATCAAAGTTGCTCCCTTTAAAGACACTATAATACCAAAAATTAATAACTTTACCTGTAACTGCTGAAACTATTAAAGCTGCTAAATTTGGTATTTCCCTTTTTATTAAAGCTGCCAAAAGTACTAGAGTTATTCCAATTAAAAGAATGATGGTTCCAATTTTTATATCGATTAGTTTACTTATATTTTCAGTAAGGGCATCCCATCCGCCAGCTCCTAAGTTACTTAGAAGGGTCAAACTAACTCCTAAAGATAAAAATATAATTCCTATAAAATAATAACTGATTTTTCGAATATCTTGATTCATTGTAGCTCCTTTAGGTAGTTTTTTTAATTATTGCTTAAGTAATTTGATTTCTGAGATAACCGGTCCATGATCTGACAAATAAATACCATCTTTAATCATTTTATATTGACCATAGCTATTAACTTTTATTTTGTCATTGACAAAAATATAGTCAATTTCTTCTACAGGATTTTTTCCAAAACCATTATATGTAAATTTTTTCCCTTTAGCAGCAGTAGCTGTAATAACCTTAGCATCACTATAATTTTCTTTAAATGCATTATATGATCTTTCGTTAGTTCTTTCAAAATTAAGGTCTCCCATAATTATAACTGCTTCTTTTTCAGAATCAGTAAATTCCTTTGATTTATCTGCAAGAAGTTTAGCACTTTCTTCTTGAGCTAACATTCCAATATGATCAAAGTGTGTATTAAAAACAAGAACTCTATTTCCTGTTTTCTTTTCCTCAAGTCTTACCCAAGTTGCAATTCTAGTAAGTTCTGCATCCCAACCGACACTTGCTACTTTTTCAGGAGTTTCAGAGAGCCAAAATGTTCCACCGGCTATATAAGAAAATCTATCTTTTTTATAATAAATATTACTATGTTCTCCGCTTTTTTGACCGTCATCCCTACCTACTCCTACCCATCCATATCCAGGAAGTTGCTCGTCTAAAAACATTACTTGATCATAGAAAGCCTCTTGAATACCAAAAATATCAAATTTTTCTTCTTTTATTAACGAAACAATTTTATTTTTTCTAGCAGGCCAATTATGTTTTCCATCGATTTTAAGAGTGCTATCCTTACTATTTCTAATATTAAAACTCATAATATTAACAGATTCTCCAAAACTTACACTAAAAATTGACACCAATAAACTTAAAATTAAAACTATTTTTTTCATTTTTATTCCTCCTTTGATTAAATTTAAATATAATATTTTTTAGAATATATACCCTAAAAATATTAGTTAAGAACTATTTTAATGGTTTTATATCCAAAACCATCAATGGTTATTTCTTTTATCTCATCCATCTCTTTTTCATTTAACTTAACTTCTATTAATTTTTTTATATTTTTTCCTAAAATACTTACTTTTTCAGATTTCTCACTAGGATTATATAATCTTACAATAATTCCTTCTCCATTATAAGGCTTTTTACAACTACTCATATAGATCTTTTGATTATCGATTTTAAATAGAGAAAAACTTGTTGAAATACTTGTGTTTAGGTGTGATATCGAAAAACGTTCTAATCGTTCTTCAAAACTATTTAAATTTTGATTTTGATAAACGCAGGATCTTTCAAGGTAATTTTCAACATTATCATAAATATTATTTATATTAGTATCACAATCAAAATAAATAGCATAGTCGAATTTTAACTCTCCTATGAGCTGCCCATTGGGGTTTTTTACTACAGTATTGTTTATTCCAGAAGCTCTATTAGGGCGCCATAGAAGGTTATCTCTACCTAATAATCCATTGCCTCTATAGAGGGTAAGAGCAAA encodes:
- a CDS encoding YczE/YyaS/YitT family protein; the protein is MNQDIRKISYYFIGIIFLSLGVSLTLLSNLGAGGWDALTENISKLIDIKIGTIILLIGITLVLLAALIKREIPNLAALIVSAVTGKVINFWYYSVFKGSNFDNFMISFLILILGIIAIGLGCAMIFVTNFPKNHTETFVFSITNTFNLEYKFVKTAADTSALLISFILGLYLKDFSNFGIGTIINTFFMGNIIHFMMPTARKGLNLVLKN
- a CDS encoding sensor domain-containing diguanylate cyclase produces the protein MKKNLENSMKKWFFSLICIMAVTYISSYILVVIPALKRATREKHKQDINKLFSVTSQQFDHLSSILKDNAEWDTLYQSMDGSMGREEKQKFWEGLFTEDSLKLFGLDYIAIYDNKQNEVVNYSFPETNIKNVISLKGKKYFFSSQPNGENRVKTVSGYMDIAGKAYIFFSHVILDSNGNGKAAGHLLFIQEIDDDYIFDLKIKNNLSLQLYIPNENDKKLIQNILDSKKELDFYSDKIEGGKRVYYLPYMKSVHKIAYIIKVTVDDRISKGALLNFWIGMIPIILSFLFIFFVKNRVNKKLITPLVSLYSHITSIRENQKYKLLEYPEVGNEMDEVIRAFNNLMVQTEEQKNDIEDKKIALEKLAYTDYLTGLSTRRFLDEGYDLLFKSAKRSGSILTLIMMDIDYFKKYNDRYGHPEGDRVLKIIGKLLKKVFKREGDIAGRYGGEEFLIILYQTPLEETICLINEFQKKLEMCNLEHKDSNFGQVTVSMGIKSSTIPKDQNSYLFLKEADKALYKAKESGRNRYILQS
- the gshB gene encoding glutathione synthase, which produces MNIGFVIGDWGKLNPSKNSTLRMIHECCARGHNVGILYPCNLTIRDNITYGFVKVLKKESYALNNFTSFHKKMEFDEKMMPINAFDAMFLRAAPPVDSIMLNFLDSVKDEVFIVNDIDGIRKANNKLYTTTFHDPEDEFLPKTYVSKNTEYLKGIMEKSAEERMILKPLDGYGGSGVIIIEKSASKNLSSLLDFYINGKTGKHYVIVQEYIPEAENGDVRVIMLNGEPIGAYRRVPSKTDNRSNIHAGGSAEKYKLTDHDLKMCRRIGKKLVQDGLYLVGLDIIAGKLIEVNVQSPGGIVNINKMTGNKIQKNIIDFVEEKVHEIEEFAKVKEYRLNRRKLFKKEMSGLKIKN
- a CDS encoding endonuclease/exonuclease/phosphatase family protein, giving the protein MKKIVLILSLLVSIFSVSFGESVNIMSFNIRNSKDSTLKIDGKHNWPARKNKIVSLIKEEKFDIFGIQEAFYDQVMFLDEQLPGYGWVGVGRDDGQKSGEHSNIYYKKDRFSYIAGGTFWLSETPEKVASVGWDAELTRIATWVRLEEKKTGNRVLVFNTHFDHIGMLAQEESAKLLADKSKEFTDSEKEAVIIMGDLNFERTNERSYNAFKENYSDAKVITATAAKGKKFTYNGFGKNPVEEIDYIFVNDKIKVNSYGQYKMIKDGIYLSDHGPVISEIKLLKQ
- a CDS encoding ArsR/SmtB family transcription factor; translated protein: MEIIEILKLISDKNRMRILNILHNKNKTCVCILEEILELNQSNLSRHLNKLKKAGIIVGEKRVQWVYYEISEKFLKENYFVKEILESRLNGGIFLEDLNRIKYSEC
- the arsB gene encoding ACR3 family arsenite efflux transporter, encoding MKKETGINFFEKYLTVWVILCMIGGTLIGKYIPQIPTALGKLEYANISMPIAVLIWLIIYPMMLKIDFKSIVGATKNVKGLTITTSMNWLIKPFTMYAIAVLFLKGVFGGLIPTELADEYITGAVLLGAAPCTAMVFVWSKLTKGDTAYTLVQVAVNDLILLVAFVPIVGFLLGVSNVTVPYATLFLSVVLFVVTPLVAAWVTRKSVVAHKGLDYLENTFIKKFDKSTMTGLLLTLIIIFSFQGDKLLTNPMDIALIAVPLTIQTFLIFIIAYLWAKKWGMPHEIASPGAMIGASNFFELAVAVAIALFGINSGVTLATVVGLLVEVPVMLILVKISNSTRKYFKAKEATV
- a CDS encoding DUF3427 domain-containing protein, producing the protein MGSVHEELRRSVETGFIDKNYSSNRLYLPQLITNNRLKNKKVLSTLLNELRTCDEFYFSVAFLTKSGVAVLINTLEELRNRGIRGKVLVSQYQDFTQPEALKTLLQFENIELRIATVGNFHAKGYFFKHKNRYTLMVGSSNLTASALCTNKEWNLMVTASDNSNLISEVLEEADSEFEKGYPVTPEYIKIYEKIYDHQREVRYKNREEIESILKRVEPNKMQEEALKNIERLRRAGNDRGLLISATGTGKTYLSAFDVKEFNPRKFLFIVHRRNIAKKAMESYKTIFGREKRLGLFSGEEKDTESDFIFSTVQTISKESNLELFSKDHFDYIVIDETHRASAPTYQKILNYFTPEFLLGMTATPERTDGFDIFDQFDHNIAYEIRLDGALEEEMLVPFHYYGVTDIKMENNSISEDENFSRLTSKERVDRIIEKSKFYGTDDGTVRGLIFCSRKKESQELSRLFNEKGYRTAALTGESTENEREEAVRRLESEDFDRLDYIFTVDIFNEGIDIPKVNQIIMIRPTQSAIIFIQQLGRGLRKSRGKSYLTVIDFIGNYNNNYLIPIALYGDNSFDKSKIKKMLVNESRMIPGSSSINFDRISKERIFKALDLANLKTKKDLVKDYELLKYKLGKIPMMTDFAEMNSRDPKTYVDYSKSYYNFIASQEKDLIPPLEEREKKLLEFFSTDIANVKRIEEVVVISQLIERNNYGVEALRNDILKKYGYEISHETVISLYKNLNFEFITEKQEKKLVSVREKYGFNIVNLEDSKFTLEDDFLKSLKDETFKTFLLDLLNYSIIQYDKVYKKENFYEGFILYEKYSRKDVIRVLNWEKNEVAQGIAGYKVNEKLGNCPVFITYHGDEQIYDHGFLSRSEFKWMSKARRKLTSPDMTVIRNRRIRMPLFVKKSEDEGIEFFYMGDLTPKKDGIKETIIKDKKGKDVSVVGIECRLNRSVEDEMYRYLMEE
- a CDS encoding arsenate reductase/protein-tyrosine-phosphatase family protein yields the protein MKIAFVCSGNSFKSLIGERFGNEFNDGTFEIYSAGTNPAEKVNEAGEKIMKSKGYSMEGYHPSSMDKLPEKVDVLVKMGCDIDCPIHLADKVVNFGLENVKDKKKCVEMIELKVKKLLEDLSQ